The following nucleotide sequence is from Amia ocellicauda isolate fAmiCal2 chromosome 2, fAmiCal2.hap1, whole genome shotgun sequence.
CTgaagttaattaaatatataagaaatcaattaataTTTTCTGTAAAGTCTACTGAATATACACAGCACTGGCATTTGTTTgcaattttactttttattgctTGAAATTGACGTTTAAAAGTAATTTTGATAATGTCTGAAATTCAATGTTCTAATTAAGCCTCTTTACCCTCCAGCAGTGTGCACATCCTTGTTTCTCAACTGGATCATCAATAACTTAGAATTAACTCACCTTACTCACAAACTGAGGATCCAATACATTGACTTGAATGTATTATtaactgaaatatgttttaatacaaattcaaagaaaacattttacaaaatgaatTATTTTCCAACATCATAAGAATCTGAAAATATAATTGTTAACACTCAGTGAGATAGGCACTTGTATATTTTACTCCAATACTGTCATTGTCAAGATATTCTAGAATGACATCTCCCCCATTATAAAGAGGGGATTCTGTGTTGGAGAGCAAGGATTCCAAAGATAGTTCCATTTTCAGTGCTTCTCCAGAGAGAGGATGGCACAGCCTCAGTTTCTGAAGAGAGCAACAAAAATTACTTAAGAACACCATGGTATATTAAGGCAATTGTTACAATAAAGGAcacatattttgtgtgtgttaataaattaatacaattaataaaatgttttgaaaaataaccATTCGTAAAAGGAATTGAGCTAGGAATAATTAGTAGAAAAGTATTCGTTTCCTGTGATTGTGTAGTCTTTGGGTCAATGAAGTTacattgctgttgttgttacaAACAGTTCTACGTCTTTCCATCATGCAGTTTTCACCATGGGCATTTCATCATGGGGTACATTTCATCAACCGTGTCAGTTCATCACCAATTTGAATAATCATCAGCATTTtccatattcagttacaaactacacacacacagtctcttttgatttagatagAATATTCTTTAATGACCTATgattccaaaacagacttttatCAAATCCTAAAGTTACAGCAAATGTAGTCTCTCTTTAATTTTACCCACCCCTTAGTTCTAATGTTTATCAACACTTCTCCACTTTATATCGATTAATGCATCACTCAGTTTACACGGGGTGCGTTCAAGTCATGCAGACTTTCTGCATTAAGTGTGAAGGAAgctgtttacatgatctaaaagtGAGAAAAATATACACGGGAAGGAATTATAACTTTTCCATTCTgaggagtttacagctgaaacaccctatgtgtattttattcaaatatttattaacataTACAACAGATATGAGGGAGAAAtttcgttatttatttattttggcacaaattaccctccatatatatttactgaattgATTATTGACTACAACTGCTGGTCTAAAAGTTTGTGTGTAATTTCTAACTGAATATGTATTTTGCTGATGAATATGAAAATTGGTGATGAACTGACCTGGTGATGAAATGTTTGTGATGAAAAGTACCTGCCAAATTCTGTTACAAACTATTATTGTGCAGTTAGTTTaccataaattaaaataaaataatatatagacattaacattaacaatgtcaaGCTGTCAGTTTTTGGAATATGCATAATAACACACAATAATTAAACTCCCGATACTGTAAAGTCTTAGATaaacattctgtgtgtgtgtaaagattAGAAGGCTTTTTTCTACTTTTCTTACTTATTTCAAactctattatatatataattgtatatatgtgttttggGCTGAGAAAGAAAGCATAACATAAAATACACGAACAAATGCAACCACCATGTATGTTCTAGGAACACACACACTAGAATGAAAAAGAACTTTAAAGGGCATGCATGacaatttaatataatatttgtgAATCTACCTTGGCTGTTAAAATGTTGTTATTGTTCTTTAGACTTGCCAGTGAGCTGGCAAAGTCCACCACTTTCCCCACACTCCACTTAGAACAGAAATACATTGGCAGACATCTGTCCTTGGTTCCTTTGGGCAGAAATACTTGGAAATGTATCCTTTCACTCTGTAGGGCAGAAAAGGTTTGtccttaatattttttaaatatttaaatctgaCAGCTGGCCTATACAAATTGTAGTCTAAAAGTTCATCAAAATAATCTGGATCAAGCTCTGAAAAGATTTTTGTGTCATAACATCAACCTACCTGACATATCCATATTCACTAGTGAGGGTACAAAATGCTGATTCTGAAGTGAAAGTGGTTGTGTGTGGGGGAGTCTCTACGTAAGGGAAACCACGGTAAGTGTTGAATCAGCACAATAATCTAGTGTTGAATGCCATTTCTAATTTAAGTGACGATAGCAGCAATGAGGAGTATATATTAGATCTAGAATGTGAAAGTGGCATAAAGCAATAATTCCCAACCTGCGGGCTGCAGCTAGTGGGCCGTAGAAGTACTGCAGGTGGGCCacgaaaatatatttttttaaattgcttttaaaatggcCTAAAtaggattacattttttgtttaaaataataataataataattagggcTGTTTTCaaaggtttgttcagtcttaGAAGACTAGTCACGTGACAATCACATCGGTTTTCTTTTGTTAATAGAAatttaatgtattcaaaacTACATACTATATGTACTACATAACAACATTTctgaaatgttggtatgtagtacgtATAATATGGGTTGTATGCAGTTTCAAATACAGCCATTAATTTCAAATGTCACTCCCCAGCTAccacacaacattgccaaaacattgtataacgttgtgtgttagcagggtcgtagcctatctaaattaaaacatttgatttgtataatgcccattacttaaataataGTTATGGGATATAACAAAGTTTAAAACTGTTGTGTCAGCAGGTATTGGACCAGAttcaatttaaacaatgtattttgaaaatgcacAATTATACTaataatttaacatttagaaGAATCTACCAGCATGCATGTGGACCACTCTGTGTTATTCTGcgttattgtttctttatctgCCATCATGTaaagtgttgtgcaatataatgcaaaagttaaaaaaaaactaaacaaatggcTGTTGTGATTTTTTGCTAAATGCCCAGAAGACACCCAGAAAGTTGAATGTAAGCTGTGCAACTGAAAAGTGTTATATCACAGAAAAACAATCTCCAGGATCCTTTAATCaatataaatttaaattatgtataatttattcaacttaatgggtcaattgcacCAAACTGAAAGAAGCACACCAACTGGAGATCATCCTGTGTTTAGTACGCATCTCCGTACtaagttcattgcaattgacccattaagaacataagaaagtttactaacaagaggaggccattcgacccatcgtgctcgtttggaagacattattattaatattattattactcaattacttagcagacacccttatccagagtgacttacaattgttataatatatcacattatgttttacattttacacagctgggcatttactggagtaatctagGTAAAATACCTTGCTCaaaggtacaacagcactgtccccctcctgggattgaacccacaaccctccactccagagcctacaactccacactgctgcctgcTCATTATTACTGCTTATTATTAACAATGTTAGGTTATTATCacaaccccggttccctgaaaacctttcagaaactggatcgccaggaaatgggctcctggggagacattgtcaatcttatcatggcatgctgagatggcagccagataaacttacagcatggatgcagatttcccatcttcaagcagctgttgcacAGCACAGAATCGTCGATATTGGGCACTACACATCTCTCTACACACCAGTTCTAGAAGGCTGACCACTTATAACTATATTAggccctggtggagggggccctggTAGACTGCATCATTTCCACAACATTAACAGGCAGCCTCAGAGACATCAGGTTGTGCGTTGCAGGGGCCAAACCCAAAACTGtagctgtgctgggttggggtgcGACAACAGTCCATCTGCTTGGCTCAGCATGTCCAGTCGAAGCGGAAACTGCCATGGATCCACGTGAAGTGTTTAGGTGTTACCCaagtcagacacaggacaggtgagagagagcatgctattttgttgtgttgttcTTTCAGAAAGTAttcaagtttacaaatgagatgaggccattcgacccatcgtgctcgtttggtgtccaataataactaagtgatccaaagatactatccagtctatttttaaattttcccaaattttcagcttcaaccacattgctggggagtttgttccagattgtgacaactctctgtgtgaagaaatgtctcctgttttctgtcttgaatggcttgaagcccaatttccatttgtgtccctgggtctgtgtgtccctgctgatctggaaaaactcttctggtttgatgtggtcgatgcctttcataatcttgacattttgagctctctacgggtgtgtgttgcttctaccaaaacattaatggtcttgttttgatcagtagactgtctggttctaggatatgtcataattgtcaatattttctgagatttctgtattcctactcagaccaagtatctccccacccccccatttcagaataaaaacctAAATTTTTCACATCGTTCAAAAGctgagtctcagctttcatgggataccaaacatttggcaaacaacacaacagtgaagagtataaatgggattaaagagatgcacatggatttggtgcccttttaagggttttgttaaacaaaacgattccgttatttatttttttatcttcaattgtttatttgttctttgctttaatttcagagtacattaagaTATTTAActgcgtaaatttcaataaaaactggaaaaattgaagtgttctaaaacttttgaccagtagtgtatatatattaaactataaactataaaaataTATCTTAAACTTTTCCATTTATATTACTTGACTCACCATTTATTTCAATATGAGGACAATTGAAATAAATTTAATAAATTGAGAAACAATCTGAGAAGCCTCTCCAAGGTTATGAAGTTTTGAGTAACTCCATCCACATAATAATGAAAGTACCTGTGGCAACGACTTATCCCCAGTTGCACAGAGTTTCAGCTTCATCAAGGccacctttgctgctgttgcacTGTTTCTTGCCCCTCTTCGACCTTTGCTGTTTGGAGCCCCTTTCTTTGATTCTGTAAAGCAATGTTCTTGACAACATCAAACATTCTCTCAATAGATTTATGCATTTAGGGCCATTTTCAAAAAGTGTTACTTCATGTTAAGTTTATCGctctttaaaaaaagatttaaaaaagacatggaataaaataaaataaaactttatttttattttctcattagGAAAACCCCCGCCTCAGAGTCTCAGCCACGTCTAAtaatttttgctttgttttacactatGCATAATGCAAAACCAATGTGCGTGTTGTGCACACAAACACTAGAAAGCTAATTTCTTCATGCCAAAACTGTGTTCTTGTGATCCATAAAACCACATGCATCCAGGAAAACGCATCAGCAGCTTCCCCTTGTTTTGCATGGCGTCTTGCaaaaagcaaaaagcaaaaaGCTTTTAATATTGTGTGCTATATATATGCTGGAAGAAGTGCTAAATCaagattacaaaatacaaaatatgtaccATAGAGCTGTTCAATTAAAATTCAATTGATAACAGCACTTTTTGATGGCAAGTATATCGAAAAGAGCTGTTCCTTTGCATGGGCTATTGGTGTTTTTGAGAAACttggcaggtttttttttttttttttaagaacaatTTGCTCTCGGAACGGCTCAGTTTTGTCATGTCCATCCATTGTATAATTCACCAGTCCATCTCTGTGCAACACTAGAGCAATGCAGGAAACCATGCCTTGCCATGCTTTGTTAATTTCATTCGGGAGCATCTAGTCTTCAGCATTGCCTCTTCAGGGATCAATTTGGAAGATGCATAAGCGGCACACAGACTTGTTACTGCATAACGAAGTGTGTTGTCTTAGTTAGGGCAAAGCACTGGATAGTTTGTGCTGCAGGAGGAGATCCGCAAAAGGCGAGCACGTTTCATGAATTTGAGTGAAAAAGAcaacattgtattttgtatgcTACATTTAAACACGGGGGGGCCTCCCAGGCATTGCGTTAGGGGGGTATGGGTAATATTCTTGTCTCGCCTGTTGGTTCATGTCATTCTTTGAATATGGCCCGCGGTGAAaaataattggggagccctgcCCTACAGTGTCAcagattatatattatatatatgtccACAATTGTTGGCACCCTTGCCTTGATAAAGATGAGCAAAAAAGGCAGTATGTTCCTGGAAATCAACAACGTCATGAACTCTATCAAGTTCCAGGACATTTTAGCCAAAAACATGGTTGCCTCTGCCAGGAGTCTGAAACTTGGCTGCAAGTGGATCTTCCAGCAAGACAATGACTACAAGCACACATCAAAATCCACAAATGgttaattaaacacaaaaacaaaaatgttcaatgACTATCTCAGTTTCCAGACTTGAATCCCATTGAAAAGCTGTGGTTTGAATTGAAGAGGGCGGTTCATATGCACAGACCGAATTATATCAATCCTCCaatctcataaaaaaaaaaattgaaattattAACGTGGGAATGCATATAGTACTGAAAACAAGGGTGACAATAATTGTGATACATTATTCAGCTTCCACCTTATTTTGATTCTGTCACATATTCATTTACTTATGGATTATTCAGAAAATAGTACACTCACCTACTATTTGTTTAACAAGCTGCTGAGTGGCAGACATTCTTGGTTTATGTGCTTCTAATTTCTCACACTCATGGTCATCTTGATGTCGATGgctgttaaaaaatatttattaaataactaTTTTACATTCAAGTGTAGGCCTAATTAATTCAATATTTGAGAAAAGCCAGATAAATACTTTCATAGAAATTTGTAAAATCAAACGTAACATTAATGTAAGCATCACTATAACATATCTTGTTTACGGGTATTCATagtcatatttaaaaatgtcaaaacaattagcAACTTATTTCAAACCCCCTACTCAGATACTTGCTGAATGAAATATAGCAGTGATGCTTAAGTCATAAGACAAAAAAATAGCTTACATACATAGGGacacaaacatatttttgtaattaaaaagacATCACTCATGATAAATTAGAAAGATGCCTCCGCTTAATTTTAAGTTGCAGTGGAAAGATCCAAAATgaaatattcattattttattctggACAAATCAAAGATGAGTACACACAGTTGTCTATTTCCTGGCTGACTGGTTGAATGCTCTGATGTAATGTATAcaaaggttattttgaatttaatcttAAACACTCATAAAACTGTACTTCTTACTTCCAGACACCTTTCAAACATTATATCATTATCTTTTTTCCACCTTTGAAAGATTTACAAAATGAGGCCTATGCTGTACACGTATGTAAACATGATTCATACTTTTGTTTTCTCATATTGATTATTGTAATCTAAATGAGCTAGTGTCATTAACACACTATGTTTTATGCAGATTACAGTATGTTAAGAACTCTGCTGCCTGCAAACTTACCAGATCGGGGTACTGACCACATTACTCCTTTCTTAGAATTGCTGGAATagctttagtttagtttaggaccagaattaattttaaaatcccaAAAATCTGCACCCTCATATGCTCTTTGTACTTTGGAATCTGGGGTCCTGTTTGTCACTAATGAtaagttaattatttttttgtttgaattATCTGCCTGTAAAGTCCTCTGTGAAACTTGATTTAAGGgtactatataaaataaagctgaattattaatattatgatcaGTATTGTCCATTCTTCACAGTTGCTAGTGGATTAGCAAATTCAGTGATTGCACTTTTTACAGATAAATCACAGTACACACAGCATTCTCTCAATACATGATTCACCATTTTGAGAAGGGACAGGATAAGGCCCTCATCCCGTTCCACCAAAAATCATGAGTTATgtaaagcagtggttctcaatcctggtcctggagtaccacctatcctgctggtttttgttccaaccgagctctcaattacttaatttgccCTTGTTTTCAAGCTGCTTCacactagaggtcttcacaggtCCAAAAATGTGTACCCAAACCCAAAGAGACCCGAAAATGTGCTATCCGGAACCGACCCAGACccgtctattatttgaaagtttggaCCCGGAACGTGCAGAACTGAGAAATGCCGTAAATGTACCACCCGGAACCTACTCGGAGCCGTCTATTATTTGTAATCTGGACCCGGAACCAGCCGGGACACATAGACCCGATTGAACACGATCGGCACAGAtctcctgtcttttccctcttctgaccctctcatcccctcacgcatctcttcctgcttgtctgccatttccgcctggatgcactcgcaccacctcaagctcaacctctccaaatcagatctcctctttttcccccactcttcctcaccttctgctgaccaccccatctcgatccccttggaatccaccacactctctccttcttcttcacataaaatctaggagtcaccctcgatcctgcgctctcctactcccagcacatcaccacgctgacacgcacctgcagattcttcctgagcaacatacgccggatccatcccttcctcaccgactcaactcagctactcgtccagtcactggtcctctcccgcctagactactgcaactccctcctggccggcctgcctgcatccactacccgcccactccagctcatccagaactctgcggctcgtctggtattctctctgccatgattcgcagacgctactccactgctccgctccctccactggctcccgatagcggcacgcattcagttcaagactttgaccctcacctaccgctatcttgaccacactgcaccaagctaccttcagtcactcgtctctccatacatcccctccagaccactgtgctcctccagtgccagaaggctaactctgcctcctctccactctccttcctccagagcccgctccttctcatccctggcccctaagtggtggaacgacctgcccaccaaagtctaaacagcagagtccttgacctcattccagcgcttactcaagacgcatctcttccgacagcacttgtaatattagtcctctatccctgctagaaagcacttcagcttattatgctcctcacgttcttgattgttttcctccttgctccctttcccgtagccctcgtctgtaaccctacatcttgacagcacttagctttcaccgtccaggatgtaggaagtctcttactgtacttgtgtaaattgtaaattggaatttgtaaaatgtattattttgaattgctatgttttagctaagttgaatttgtaatgattaatgccttgtacttctctgtatttttgcacaaatgttgtaagtcgccctggataagggcgtctgccaagaaataaaaataataataataaaaaaaaagatcccACAGCGAATTGCTATTAACAAGTTAATttacaagttgtgaaaataaaactttgtgtcTTACCTAATGTAACGTTAGTAGCCTTCTATCCTGTACCTGACCGTGACGCATACAATCCATCCTCCTTGCTAAGAAAGTTGATAAAATAACACCCATGTTGTTCCTCTCTTGGTGATTGAAAGagcatgtacactcacctaaaggattattaggaacacctgttcaatttctcattaatgcaattatctaaccaaccaatcacatggcagttgcttcaatgcatttaggggtgtggtcctggtcaagacaatctcctgaactccaaactgaatgtctgaatgggaaagaaaggtgatttaagcaattttgagcgggcatgattgttggtgccagacgagccggtctgagtatttcacaatctgctcagttactgggattttcacgcacaaccatttctagggtttacaaagaatggtgtgaaaagggaaaaccatccagtatgcggcagtcctgtgggcgaaaatgccttgttgatgctcgaggtcagaggagaatgggccgactgattcaagctgatagaagagcaactttgactgaaataaccactcgttacaaccgaggtatgcagcaaagcatttgtgaagccacaacacgtacaaccttgaggcggatgggctacaacagcagaagaccccaccgggtaccactcatctccactacaaataggaaaaagaggctacaatttgcacaagctcaccaaaattggacagttgaagactggaaaaatgttgcctggtctgatgagtctcgatttctcttgagacatttagatggtagagtcagaatttggcgtaaacagaatgagaacatggatccatcatgccttgttaccactgtgcaggctggtggtggaggtgtaatggtgtgggggatgttttcttggcacactttaggccccttagtgccaattgggcatcgtttaaatgccacggcctacctgagcattgtttctgaccatgtccatccctttatgaccaccatgtacccatcctctgatggctacttccagcaggataatgcaccatgtcacaaaggtcgaatcatttcaaattggtttcttgaacatgacaatgagttcactgtactaaactggcccccacagtcaccagatctcaacccaatagagcatctttgggatgtggtggaacgggagcttcgtgccctggatgtgcatcccacaaatctccatcaactgcaagatgctatcctatcaatatgggccaacatttctaaagaatgctttcagcaccttgtagaatcaatgccacgtagaattaaggcagttctgaaggcgaaagggggtcaaacacagtattagtatggtgttcctaataatcctttaggtgagtgtataatccaCTCATTATTTCAGCTTCAAAAGTCCACTTGCTGTCACGGTGGCAGATGACAAACGCGACTTTGcagctttgcagtttttttgGTATCTCGCATAATACGATAACTTCCACTGTTTGCCCTTTTGAACTATAATAACGATTGCTCGTTCAGTGCCACGGCCGCCGACGTTAGCATTACTAATTTGCTGTCATCTGTGTTCTGAGATGTGTCTGCCATAGATTTTAGATATACAAAGTGAACGAACTCCAACCACGATATCTCAAAAATCGCGCCGCCGCCAATAATGCACTTAGGTTTATGTCATCTGTCAAACACTGATATGGCGGAATAAGTCCCGCCTTATAAATAAAAGAGCCAATCACCAATTGGTAAAGTAATCGCGTCACTCgggtattacacacaatgtttaACAGACCCGGGTCCTCGGGTTCGggtggacccgtgaagacctctactTCACACTATACAGGAGCATTATAAGCAAAAACGTATACTTACGTCAGGCAGACGTTTTTCTGGCAATATGGGCAAACAACTGGTAAAAGTTCTTTGCCATCGCAGTCGTGAAAAGAGCACAAATAGGAAGTGTTACTGACAGActtgaaaatgtcctttctGAGCGatacctaaaaataaaaataaattaatctgaatATGCCTATTCAATTTGCATAAATGGCTGTAAAATGCAGATTACAAAATTGAAACTTGATTCTTCAATAGTTTTCATATTACAGTAATTTATAGTtagctttttattattaataattgtacACCAATTTTATACATTAACTCTTTAAGTAAATTAAACTCTTCAGAAAAGTGGTGATGTGATCATTATATCAAGATATAAATCATATAGGTAAAATCCATAAAGTTTTTGCAACTACAACAATATACAGACTAACTCAACAATAGAATATTACCTCAGAACAACAGTGTGATTCTCTTCCTTTATGATGGAGGcttgaaaagaaaagacagacaaTCAGcataatatacatttcacatACATCTGGAATtggtttaaaaaatgtgttatataaaaaaaaatattagacatcaaatgtttattaataacatgtagcgttatgttgggtgtatttggataacagcatttgggctctgagctgaagcactgatctaaagaagacctctccccccccaaagttatcagatttccttagctcatcagcttggaactggtttgcatcaaagtgacagttttggggaggatggcaccgagaatgggccgaatggtttagagtcctgctgtgaaatgtctggagaaaggggcctgtaggtgataaaaactctttgaagtggatgagagccgaaatcccgacatagagctacgaacccaggccaaccggcatttccaaaagatggcatggattgacatcagtcataaatcaagcccccctccaataggacactgggggctgaaaccgaaatccaatctcaagaactcagggaccaatcacctattgatctgacagactataaggaacaacggacagtctttctctgtctctctcacctgaaccagtaactcgctgccacagctcaacctgtagctctgttgcccgaaccggaaccagaaaccaaccaagtctttgccggcaacagaagagttaaactgggagaaggagattgagccgtacgaagaattcttttaaaggactttattaaataaagaactttacagactgcgctgcccgcctgtgcccacctgatcagtgaagttttacagctggacaattgactaagtcgactgtatacgaaagtgtcagtcatttaaatagctatttgagtcttaagaaacttgacccttggaacaaacagggccctgctttcctcaaagaccttgtcttcaaataagtacggtgagagaccctgcttgccaagaagattttgtgcacaaccttggagccttcaaaccagtggaaaatctgtttggaaatgactctactttcgcgaaaccccaacttccaggtgcatcgactgagtggaagttcttggacaaagccgaaccggactgcctttgttccaaaacacacggacctcatgccgtgtgctgttatctgagcccgaagccagagaggcctctctgcgacgaagttcagataagtttaacagtttggagttcatgattcatgacatttgagaaatcaattagaaatgttaatctgtgattcatgactctagaatgtgtaatatcatttagttttcttaaatataaatgtgtgttgcattaaactgttttgttgataattttagaaataaaatctgtcaacgccgagaaatatcttctcattcctgtttaactgtttagtctgaaattgacacaagttaatagacattagattattggtggccctgcctatccttaatcattgaataataatcagttaagggaaattgtggtaacaagtaatgataggatctttctcggcacctaaacgtaaatgagactgatatatatataacgagaagttacctgacataaatactaacctgcgtagttatttaatgtctgactaataatactaacgagagactcaccttcgtcttactaaccggtattgtagtcaatgtgtttataaccttttttgtttaacgatttgtgttatcatatgcgatcccatggtctttgatttggtcacggaagtgatttgtcttt
It contains:
- the zfand1 gene encoding AN1-type zinc finger protein 1 isoform X2 is translated as MAELDIGKHCQFGTCNQKDFLPFFCDGCSRVFCLHHKGRESHCCSEVSLRKDIFKSVSNTSYLCSFHDCDGKELLPVVCPYCQKNVCLTHRHQDDHECEKLEAHKPRMSATQQLVKQIVESKKGAPNSKGRRGARNSATAAKVALMKLKLCATGDKSLPQSERIHFQVFLPKGTKDRCLPMYFCSKWSVGKVVDFASSLASLKNNNNILTAKKLRLCHPLSGEALKMELSLESLLSNTESPLYNGGDVILEYLDNDSIGVKYTSAYLTEC
- the zfand1 gene encoding AN1-type zinc finger protein 1 isoform X1 produces the protein MAELDIGKHCQFGTCNQKDFLPFFCDGCSRVFCLHHKGRESHCCSEVSLRKDIFKSVSNTSYLCSFHDCDGKELLPVVCPYCQKNVCLTHRHQDDHECEKLEAHKPRMSATQQLVKQIVEHCFTESKKGAPNSKGRRGARNSATAAKVALMKLKLCATGDKSLPQSERIHFQVFLPKGTKDRCLPMYFCSKWSVGKVVDFASSLASLKNNNNILTAKKLRLCHPLSGEALKMELSLESLLSNTESPLYNGGDVILEYLDNDSIGVKYTSAYLTEC